A portion of the Myxococcota bacterium genome contains these proteins:
- a CDS encoding ammonium transporter has translation MWPDPTGSAAGVWATPAGDGKGDTPATMTVGDVYDRVTHNLFAVNMVWTLVTGFLVMFMQAGFMYVETGLCRAKNAAHTSAMNFMIYPLGCFAFWAYGFALGWGNWFNGPVAPGWYASLGPGLSALNEGWGLGGTGNGVFTYGILGLKGFFLSPSVGDVSVLAIFFFMMVFMDTTATIPTGAMAERWAWKNFCLYGLWVALPYCIYANWMWGGGFLAQGGVNWGLGHGAVDFAGSGVVHGMGGIIGLAGAMVIGARIGKYDAKGKPLALPGHDVPMVVLGTFILAFGWFGFNPGSSLAGTDLRISYIVVNTMLASVTGALGAMLALYAKGLKPDPTMLCNGMLAGLVAITAPCAFVDPWGGAVIGAVAGVLVVYSVFFWEARGIDDPVGAISVHGVNGLWGVLSVGIFATGQYGAGWNGVVRPEMVAKYGADGVRGLLYGDASQLVMQSVDCVVLAVFGFAMAYAWFKLSNLITPIRVSKETELEGLDGPEMGTLAYPDFALHSSGRTLAG, from the coding sequence GTGTGGCCCGACCCGACGGGCAGCGCCGCCGGTGTCTGGGCGACTCCGGCGGGTGACGGCAAGGGAGACACTCCTGCGACCATGACGGTCGGGGACGTGTACGACCGAGTCACTCACAACCTGTTCGCCGTCAACATGGTCTGGACGCTGGTCACCGGCTTCCTGGTCATGTTCATGCAGGCCGGGTTCATGTACGTCGAGACCGGGCTGTGCCGCGCGAAGAACGCGGCGCACACCTCGGCCATGAACTTCATGATCTACCCGCTGGGCTGCTTCGCGTTCTGGGCCTACGGCTTCGCGCTGGGCTGGGGCAACTGGTTCAACGGCCCCGTCGCTCCAGGCTGGTACGCATCGCTCGGGCCCGGTCTCTCGGCCTTGAACGAGGGCTGGGGCCTCGGCGGCACCGGCAACGGCGTGTTCACCTACGGGATCCTCGGGCTGAAGGGCTTCTTCCTGTCACCGTCCGTCGGCGACGTGTCGGTGCTCGCGATCTTCTTCTTCATGATGGTCTTCATGGACACGACCGCGACCATCCCGACCGGCGCGATGGCCGAGCGCTGGGCGTGGAAGAACTTCTGTCTCTACGGACTGTGGGTGGCCCTGCCCTACTGCATCTACGCGAACTGGATGTGGGGCGGCGGCTTCCTGGCCCAGGGCGGTGTGAACTGGGGCCTGGGTCACGGAGCGGTGGATTTCGCGGGCTCCGGCGTCGTGCACGGCATGGGCGGCATCATCGGGCTCGCGGGCGCGATGGTGATCGGCGCGCGCATCGGGAAGTACGACGCGAAGGGGAAGCCACTGGCGCTGCCTGGTCACGACGTGCCGATGGTCGTGCTGGGCACGTTCATCCTGGCGTTCGGCTGGTTCGGGTTCAATCCGGGCTCCTCGCTGGCCGGCACCGATCTGCGCATCAGCTACATCGTGGTGAACACGATGCTCGCCAGCGTGACTGGTGCGCTGGGCGCTATGCTCGCGCTCTACGCCAAGGGCCTGAAGCCTGACCCGACCATGCTGTGCAACGGCATGCTCGCGGGCCTGGTCGCGATCACCGCTCCGTGCGCGTTCGTCGACCCGTGGGGCGGCGCCGTGATCGGCGCGGTTGCGGGCGTGCTGGTCGTCTACTCCGTGTTCTTCTGGGAGGCGCGCGGCATCGACGATCCGGTCGGCGCCATCTCGGTGCACGGCGTGAACGGCCTCTGGGGCGTGCTCTCCGTCGGCATCTTCGCGACGGGTCAGTACGGCGCCGGCTGGAACGGCGTGGTGCGCCCCGAGATGGTGGCGAAGTACGGCGCCGACGGCGTGCGCGGCCTGTTGTACGGCGATGCCTCGCAGCTCGTCATGCAGTCGGTCGACTGTGTCGTGCTGGCGGTGTTCGGCTTCGCGATGGCCTACGCCTGGTTCAAGCTCTCCAACCTGATCACCCCGATCCGCGTCTCGAAGGAGACCGAGCTCGAGGGTCTCGACGGTCCCGAGATGGGCACGCTCGCCTATCCCGACTTTGCGCTGCACAGCAGCGGAAGGACGTTGGCCGGGTAG
- a CDS encoding P-II family nitrogen regulator has translation MKKVEAIVSTSKLEEVRISLGRVGVEGMTVTEVRGYGHERGHTELYRGAEHEVILVPRVKVEIVVEDGRVPALVEELVRVTRTGRIGDGRIFVLPVEDAVRIRTSERGRDAL, from the coding sequence GTGAAGAAAGTCGAGGCGATCGTCAGCACCTCAAAGCTCGAAGAGGTACGCATCTCACTGGGACGCGTAGGGGTGGAGGGGATGACGGTCACCGAGGTGCGAGGCTACGGCCATGAGCGCGGCCATACAGAGCTGTATCGCGGTGCAGAGCACGAGGTGATTCTGGTTCCCAGGGTCAAAGTCGAGATCGTCGTGGAGGACGGGCGCGTGCCAGCTCTGGTGGAAGAGCTGGTGCGCGTGACGCGGACCGGGCGCATCGGTGACGGGAGGATCTTCGTGCTTCCCGTCGAAGATGCCGTGCGGATCCGCACGAGTGAGCGAGGCAGAGATGCTCTCTGA
- a CDS encoding GNAT family N-acetyltransferase, which yields MTERFEVRRLEALGEHELDGLCDVLVDCVQGGDSVGFMLPMTRAKAEAFWRGVAASLARGERVLLAAFDPAGAIVGTAQVVFAQPENQPHRGDLAKMLVHRRARRRGVGAALLAACERAALEAGRSVLVLDTASPDAERLYARGGWQLCGRIPGYALMPDGPLCATTIFFKSLPR from the coding sequence GTGACTGAGCGCTTCGAAGTGCGCCGGCTCGAAGCCCTGGGCGAGCACGAGCTCGACGGCTTGTGCGACGTGCTGGTCGACTGCGTGCAGGGCGGTGACTCGGTGGGGTTCATGCTGCCGATGACCCGGGCCAAGGCCGAAGCCTTCTGGCGCGGCGTCGCGGCGAGCCTTGCGCGCGGCGAGCGGGTGCTCTTGGCGGCCTTCGACCCGGCGGGCGCGATCGTGGGCACGGCGCAGGTGGTGTTCGCCCAGCCCGAGAACCAGCCACACCGCGGCGACCTGGCCAAGATGCTCGTGCACCGGCGCGCGCGGCGGCGCGGTGTGGGCGCGGCGCTGCTCGCCGCTTGCGAGCGCGCGGCGCTCGAGGCCGGCCGCAGCGTGCTCGTGCTCGATACCGCGAGCCCCGACGCCGAGCGGCTCTACGCCCGCGGCGGCTGGCAGCTGTGCGGCCGCATTCCGGGCTACGCCCTCATGCCCGACGGGCCGCTGTGCGCGACGACGATCTTCTTCAAGTCGCTGCCGCGCTGA
- a CDS encoding XRE family transcriptional regulator: MTEEALDARIASRVRSLRAESGLTLDALEARSGVSRSMLSLVERGESSASAVVLDKIATGLGVVLASLFDDAAAPASPVSRPADRTPWRDPESGYVRRNVSPAGFPSPIQIVEVVFPPGARVTYETGAREPAVHQQVWLQEGRIEVTVGRVTHRLQSGDCLAMRLDAPVSFRNRTRRAARYVVVIASVRARAPRSRRD, encoded by the coding sequence ATGACGGAGGAGGCGCTCGACGCGCGCATCGCCAGCCGGGTTCGCTCCCTGCGCGCGGAGTCGGGTCTCACGCTCGACGCGCTCGAGGCGCGCAGCGGAGTGAGCCGCTCGATGCTCTCGCTGGTCGAGCGCGGCGAGAGCAGCGCGAGTGCCGTCGTGCTCGACAAGATCGCGACCGGGCTGGGCGTCGTGCTCGCCTCGCTGTTCGACGACGCGGCCGCGCCCGCGAGCCCGGTGTCGCGACCTGCCGATCGCACGCCCTGGCGCGACCCGGAGTCCGGCTACGTGCGGCGCAACGTCTCGCCCGCGGGCTTCCCCTCCCCGATCCAGATCGTCGAGGTGGTGTTCCCGCCGGGCGCGCGAGTCACCTACGAGACGGGCGCACGCGAGCCCGCGGTCCACCAGCAGGTGTGGCTGCAGGAGGGCCGCATCGAGGTCACAGTCGGCCGGGTCACCCATCGACTCCAGAGCGGCGACTGTCTCGCGATGCGGCTGGACGCGCCCGTCTCCTTCCGCAACCGCACGCGGCGGGCGGCGCGCTACGTGGTCGTGATCGCCAGCGTGCGCGCCCGCGCGCCCAGGTCGCGACGTGACTGA
- a CDS encoding MmcQ/YjbR family DNA-binding protein, with translation MSEDRRLARLTRLCLALPDATAERHGSHATFRVRKRVFAYFLDDHHGDGIVSLCWKAELGEAHERAEADPEHFYLPAYIGPRGWGALRLDRGPVDWEEVADLVRASYCAVAPRTLAERVPNLQSAADESRFRAANSSARPRAARARGARRTRR, from the coding sequence GTGAGCGAAGACCGCCGGCTGGCCCGGCTCACGCGCCTGTGTCTCGCGCTGCCCGACGCAACCGCCGAGCGGCACGGCAGCCACGCCACCTTCCGCGTGCGCAAGCGCGTATTCGCGTACTTCCTCGACGACCACCACGGCGACGGGATCGTGTCGCTGTGTTGGAAGGCCGAGCTCGGCGAGGCGCACGAGCGGGCGGAAGCCGACCCCGAGCACTTCTACCTGCCCGCCTACATCGGTCCGCGCGGCTGGGGCGCGCTGCGGCTCGACCGCGGCCCGGTCGACTGGGAGGAAGTGGCCGACCTGGTGCGCGCGAGTTACTGCGCGGTCGCACCGCGAACGCTCGCGGAGCGCGTACCGAATCTACAAAGCGCTGCGGACGAATCGCGCTTCAGGGCGGCGAACTCGAGCGCGCGACCTCGAGCAGCTCGCGCACGCGGGGCGAGGCGAACTCGGCGGTGA
- a CDS encoding PEGA domain-containing protein, whose product MSDLGATPLRRALVPGTHRLAAEFPGGRRVTREIQVDARQRFVALH is encoded by the coding sequence GTGAGCGACCTGGGCGCCACGCCGCTGCGGCGCGCCCTGGTGCCGGGCACCCACCGCCTGGCCGCAGAGTTTCCCGGCGGGCGGCGCGTGACTCGCGAGATCCAGGTGGACGCTCGGCAACGGTTCGTCGCACTGCACTGA
- a CDS encoding pyridoxamine 5'-phosphate oxidase family protein — protein MSESKIFSPAVRDVQVRRGSRAAYEKLEARGGFGSLVTPELAEFIAARDSFFLATAGADGQPYVQHRGGPPGFLKVLDDRTLAFADFRGNRQYITVGNLSENERAFVFLIDWAEQRRIKLWCRARVVEDDPALLARLADPSYEARPEQAIVLTVEHWNENCSQHIPQLLPVPDVARAFEALKQENQELRARLSAADG, from the coding sequence ATGAGTGAGTCCAAGATCTTCAGTCCCGCCGTCCGCGACGTGCAAGTGCGCAGAGGCTCGCGCGCGGCGTACGAGAAGCTCGAGGCGCGGGGCGGCTTCGGCTCGCTCGTCACGCCCGAGCTGGCCGAGTTCATCGCGGCGCGCGACAGCTTCTTCCTGGCGACGGCCGGCGCGGACGGCCAGCCCTACGTGCAGCATCGCGGCGGGCCGCCGGGGTTCTTGAAGGTGCTCGACGACCGCACCCTCGCCTTCGCCGACTTCCGCGGGAACCGCCAGTACATCACGGTCGGGAACCTGTCGGAGAACGAGCGCGCGTTCGTGTTCCTGATCGACTGGGCCGAGCAGCGGCGCATCAAGCTCTGGTGCCGCGCGCGTGTGGTCGAGGACGATCCCGCGCTCTTGGCACGGCTCGCCGACCCGAGCTACGAAGCACGCCCCGAGCAGGCGATCGTGCTCACCGTGGAGCACTGGAACGAGAACTGCTCGCAGCACATTCCGCAGCTCCTGCCCGTGCCGGACGTGGCGCGCGCGTTCGAGGCGCTGAAGCAGGAGAACCAGGAGCTCCGGGCGCGACTCAGCGCCGCCGACGGCTGA
- a CDS encoding LysR substrate-binding domain-containing protein, producing the protein MDQLDAIRVFLAVASAGSLSAAARRLGLPVATVSRRIAALEKHVGARLVSRTTRRMALTDAGARYREACARIVAELEAAEREITGARDELSGPLVVTAPVMFGRLHVVPVVAQFLREHPRVDVRLLLGDRNAELIDEGIDVAVRIGALPDSALVAVRVGSIRRIVCASPEYLRARGTPESPEALAGHDCIAFSGIESAERWLFRQAGRALPVGLRPRLVVTTADAALEAALAGVGVTRVLSYQAAAGVADGRLVPLLERFEPPAVPATVLHREGRTPRPKVKHFVSLAAARLRAALAGVRDAAPRKLKVDR; encoded by the coding sequence GTGGACCAGCTCGACGCCATCCGCGTGTTTCTCGCCGTCGCCTCGGCCGGGAGTCTCTCGGCGGCAGCGCGGCGGCTGGGCCTGCCGGTCGCCACGGTGAGCCGGCGGATCGCCGCGCTCGAGAAGCACGTGGGGGCGCGGCTGGTCTCGCGCACCACGCGGCGCATGGCGCTCACCGACGCCGGCGCGCGCTACCGCGAGGCCTGCGCGCGCATCGTGGCGGAGCTCGAGGCCGCGGAGCGCGAGATCACCGGCGCGCGCGACGAGCTGTCGGGCCCGCTCGTAGTGACTGCGCCCGTGATGTTCGGGCGCCTGCACGTGGTGCCGGTCGTGGCCCAGTTCCTGCGCGAGCACCCGCGCGTCGACGTGCGGCTCCTGCTCGGCGACCGCAACGCGGAGCTGATCGACGAGGGCATCGACGTGGCCGTCCGCATCGGCGCGCTGCCCGACTCTGCGCTCGTGGCGGTCCGCGTGGGCTCGATCCGCCGCATCGTGTGCGCGAGCCCCGAGTACCTGCGCGCCCGCGGCACGCCGGAGTCACCCGAAGCGCTCGCCGGCCACGACTGCATCGCGTTCAGCGGCATCGAGTCGGCCGAGCGCTGGCTGTTCCGCCAGGCCGGGCGTGCGCTTCCGGTCGGGCTGCGCCCCCGGCTGGTCGTGACCACGGCCGACGCCGCGCTCGAGGCCGCGCTCGCGGGCGTGGGAGTCACGCGCGTGCTCTCGTACCAGGCCGCGGCGGGAGTCGCCGACGGCCGCCTCGTGCCGCTGCTCGAGCGCTTCGAGCCGCCGGCGGTGCCGGCCACCGTGCTCCACCGCGAAGGCCGCACGCCGCGCCCGAAGGTGAAGCACTTCGTGTCGCTCGCCGCGGCAAGGCTGCGCGCCGCGCTCGCCGGTGTGCGAGATGCAGCGCCGAGAAAGCTTAAAGTTGATCGGTGA
- a CDS encoding FG-GAP-like repeat-containing protein, giving the protein MNDARGLEQGFDLEQRIAPGSRPLELALAVTTSPGVSRGPSGDGFAFARSGCPDRIALRDVRAWDSRGTTLGARLEASGERLKLVVDDSRAVYPITIDPIASTATEIVLPAHTLSNEVQIGPGGDLNGDGFSDLVVIDSHEDIPFVVPRTEHGTARVFFGSSSGLSTTPGFVVQGIIDFDHFGSSFAVGDLDGDGISDLAVGMPGLGPGDVGQVFVWFGSSSFNTRGVVSLLSADWSATGSLGFGLSMSAGDLNGDGIDDLVVSSPIADHVFVWTGETRSQWATRPRDNQAVPSWTASGVAGHGFGESVSASGDVNGDGTYDLVVGAPNESASGGSVFLYTGGSNFTATPGTEANAQARVNGTQGLGTTVAISGDVNGDGFADILATDESSTPSFKLFFGSGGPTPNLTAVSPWSATVSHPDSNTASAATAGDVNGDGLADLILAQPNVSDIDGNANVFLGRMAGPIPAPIVVAPQFPQFSLQSVSRVATAGDVDGNGFSEVAMVGQGPTTGADFAAKIQVFASTGDPTATESQFSLYGDATTGQDGTGFGIGATAAGDINGDGFSDFVVGQPFFADPDSQEGRFMVVLGGPCTPDCTVPPTTSPAGHEGNQAGAQLGWSLAGGGDFNGDGFADVAVGAPHFTTSERFLTHPDAGIVNVYLGSATGLSADPNQTLSSLIDGSELGSAVANAGDVNGDGLADLLVSAPLANGGAGTVSLYLGTRNGGPLMAPAWTKSGTQSNEHFGSHLAGACDVDGDGRSDVIVAATTFTNGAPAAFVFLGQKNGLSSTPFAVLLSDQGADDNGIQVACAGDVNGDTLADVAVGEAEYSVTIGAQQGRVRVFNGGPTLPGAAPAITLAGTQAGGRFGAGIGGGGDVDADGFGDLVVGQQWFSDGAAPFEGRAFAFLGSPTGLDVTRSVTLPLPAPAGAVTADFGRDVADDFDFNGDGFADVLIGAFTVPRGNLSTSGAVFVNFGGGSQGTPRIPRMTHDNPVGPPLALLGATNPADARLFNVRSLPRSAAGRTRVRQEVQTKIGGQPFDGGLPTFLSALQDSGATDFIDVESHCNTGILLGGPSCRWRTRLRTTNPFFPRTPWLSPPGNSPTEADIRDDSDSDGDGVADFGDVCPSVPDPNQTDSDGDLVGDACDNCPVTANFDQADTDGDTVGDACDNCQLVSNRRVSPTFLTANPWATLTGGQRDDDHDGFGNVCDGDFPLTTQGINVNAADTNQFKTAVNQDRTAKKCGTNGKIACAIFDLDTKQNDPGAANNINAADTARFKLLVGFPAGPKCPTCPLLCEAGPQGSCN; this is encoded by the coding sequence GTGAACGACGCGCGCGGGCTGGAGCAGGGCTTCGATCTCGAGCAGCGCATCGCGCCAGGATCCAGGCCGCTCGAGCTCGCGCTCGCGGTCACCACGTCTCCCGGGGTCTCGCGCGGCCCGAGCGGCGATGGCTTCGCCTTCGCGCGGTCCGGCTGCCCGGACCGAATCGCGCTGCGCGACGTGCGCGCCTGGGACTCCCGCGGCACCACGCTCGGGGCCCGGCTGGAAGCTTCGGGCGAGCGCCTGAAGCTCGTGGTCGACGACTCACGCGCGGTCTACCCGATCACGATCGATCCGATCGCCTCGACGGCTACGGAGATCGTGCTCCCGGCTCACACCCTCTCGAACGAGGTCCAGATCGGCCCCGGCGGCGACTTGAATGGCGACGGCTTCAGCGATCTGGTCGTGATCGATTCACATGAGGACATCCCGTTCGTCGTCCCGCGCACCGAACACGGGACCGCGCGCGTGTTCTTCGGCTCGAGCTCTGGTCTCTCGACGACCCCGGGCTTCGTCGTTCAGGGCATCATCGACTTCGATCACTTCGGTAGCTCGTTTGCCGTCGGAGACCTCGATGGAGACGGCATCTCCGATCTCGCCGTCGGCATGCCCGGACTGGGCCCTGGAGACGTCGGGCAGGTGTTCGTGTGGTTCGGGTCCTCGAGCTTCAACACTCGAGGCGTGGTGTCCTTGCTGAGCGCCGACTGGTCGGCCACCGGGAGTCTCGGATTCGGCTTGTCGATGTCCGCAGGAGACTTGAACGGCGATGGCATCGACGATCTGGTCGTGAGCAGCCCCATTGCGGACCACGTGTTCGTCTGGACAGGCGAGACGCGGAGTCAGTGGGCCACGCGGCCCAGAGACAACCAGGCCGTCCCTTCGTGGACCGCCAGTGGTGTAGCCGGACACGGCTTCGGCGAGTCTGTCTCCGCCAGCGGTGATGTGAACGGCGATGGCACCTACGACCTCGTGGTGGGCGCACCGAACGAATCGGCGTCCGGCGGCTCCGTGTTCCTGTACACGGGAGGTTCCAACTTCACGGCAACCCCGGGCACCGAGGCAAACGCCCAGGCCCGGGTGAACGGTACCCAGGGCCTGGGCACCACCGTTGCGATCAGCGGTGACGTGAACGGCGACGGCTTCGCCGACATCCTGGCGACCGACGAAAGCAGCACTCCGTCCTTCAAGCTGTTCTTCGGGTCCGGCGGCCCGACACCCAATTTGACCGCTGTGTCTCCGTGGTCCGCAACGGTGAGCCATCCCGACTCGAACACCGCGTCGGCGGCGACGGCAGGGGACGTGAATGGAGACGGGTTGGCCGACTTGATCCTGGCTCAGCCCAACGTCTCGGACATCGACGGGAACGCCAATGTCTTCCTCGGGAGGATGGCGGGTCCCATACCCGCGCCGATCGTGGTTGCTCCCCAATTCCCGCAATTCAGCCTCCAGTCCGTCTCGCGAGTGGCGACCGCGGGAGACGTCGACGGGAACGGTTTCTCCGAGGTCGCCATGGTCGGCCAGGGCCCGACCACCGGCGCCGACTTCGCAGCCAAGATTCAGGTCTTCGCAAGCACGGGCGACCCGACCGCGACCGAGTCACAGTTCTCGCTCTACGGTGATGCCACGACCGGGCAGGACGGGACAGGCTTCGGCATCGGTGCGACGGCCGCGGGGGACATCAACGGCGACGGCTTCAGCGACTTCGTCGTCGGGCAGCCGTTCTTCGCCGATCCCGACTCACAGGAAGGTCGCTTCATGGTCGTCCTGGGCGGTCCCTGTACTCCGGATTGCACGGTGCCCCCCACGACCAGCCCGGCCGGCCACGAGGGCAACCAGGCCGGAGCGCAGCTGGGCTGGAGCCTTGCGGGAGGCGGCGACTTCAACGGGGACGGATTTGCCGACGTGGCCGTCGGCGCGCCCCACTTCACGACCAGCGAACGCTTCTTGACTCACCCGGACGCCGGGATCGTGAACGTCTATCTCGGAAGCGCGACCGGGCTCTCCGCGGATCCGAATCAGACTCTCAGTTCGCTGATCGACGGCAGTGAGCTCGGGAGCGCGGTCGCAAACGCTGGCGATGTGAACGGGGATGGCCTGGCCGACCTGCTCGTGAGCGCGCCCTTGGCGAACGGCGGCGCGGGGACGGTCTCGCTGTATCTCGGCACCCGCAATGGCGGGCCGCTCATGGCTCCGGCCTGGACGAAGAGCGGCACCCAGTCGAACGAGCACTTCGGCTCCCACCTGGCCGGCGCTTGCGACGTGGACGGCGACGGTCGCTCCGACGTGATCGTCGCAGCGACGACCTTCACGAATGGTGCGCCCGCGGCCTTCGTGTTTCTCGGCCAGAAGAACGGCCTCAGCTCGACACCGTTCGCCGTGCTCCTGAGCGACCAGGGCGCCGATGACAACGGCATTCAGGTCGCCTGTGCCGGTGACGTGAATGGGGACACGCTGGCAGACGTGGCCGTCGGCGAAGCGGAGTACAGCGTGACCATCGGAGCGCAACAAGGGCGCGTTCGAGTGTTCAACGGCGGCCCGACGCTGCCCGGCGCGGCGCCCGCGATCACGCTCGCCGGGACCCAAGCGGGCGGCCGCTTCGGCGCCGGCATTGGCGGCGGCGGCGACGTCGATGCGGACGGATTCGGCGATCTAGTCGTCGGCCAGCAGTGGTTCAGCGACGGTGCGGCCCCGTTCGAAGGGCGAGCCTTCGCATTTCTCGGCAGCCCGACGGGCCTTGATGTCACCCGCAGCGTGACACTGCCGTTGCCGGCTCCGGCCGGGGCGGTCACCGCGGATTTCGGCCGCGACGTCGCCGACGACTTCGACTTCAACGGCGATGGCTTCGCAGACGTTCTGATCGGTGCGTTCACCGTCCCCCGAGGCAATCTTTCCACCTCAGGCGCGGTGTTCGTCAACTTCGGCGGGGGAAGCCAGGGCACGCCGCGCATTCCGCGCATGACTCACGACAATCCGGTGGGTCCGCCGCTCGCTCTGCTGGGCGCGACCAACCCCGCCGACGCCCGGCTCTTCAACGTTCGCAGCCTGCCGCGGAGCGCTGCGGGGCGGACGCGCGTGAGGCAGGAGGTCCAGACCAAGATCGGAGGACAGCCCTTCGACGGGGGCTTGCCGACGTTCCTCTCGGCGCTGCAAGACTCCGGGGCCACCGACTTCATCGACGTGGAGTCTCACTGCAACACCGGAATCCTTCTCGGCGGCCCATCGTGTCGCTGGCGCACGCGGCTCCGCACCACCAATCCGTTCTTCCCGCGCACGCCGTGGCTCTCCCCGCCGGGCAACAGCCCGACCGAGGCGGACATCCGCGACGACAGTGACTCCGACGGCGACGGCGTCGCCGACTTCGGCGACGTCTGCCCGAGCGTGCCGGATCCCAACCAGACGGATTCGGACGGCGACCTGGTCGGCGACGCGTGCGACAACTGCCCGGTCACTGCGAACTTCGACCAGGCCGACACGGATGGCGACACGGTGGGAGACGCCTGTGACAACTGCCAGCTGGTGAGCAATCGCCGAGTCAGCCCGACCTTCCTGACCGCAAACCCCTGGGCCACGCTCACGGGCGGGCAGCGCGACGACGACCACGACGGCTTCGGCAACGTGTGCGACGGAGACTTCCCACTCACCACGCAAGGCATCAACGTGAACGCGGCCGACACCAATCAGTTCAAGACCGCGGTGAACCAGGACAGGACCGCGAAGAAGTGCGGGACCAACGGGAAGATCGCTTGCGCCATCTTCGATCTGGACACCAAGCAGAACGACCCGGGCGCCGCGAACAACATCAACGCCGCAGACACTGCCCGCTTCAAGCTCCTGGTCGGATTCCCTGCAGGTCCGAAGTGCCCGACGTGTCCGCTGCTGTGCGAGGCGGGTCCGCAGGGCAGCTGCAACTAG